In Alphaproteobacteria bacterium US3C007, one genomic interval encodes:
- the gcvP gene encoding aminomethyl-transferring glycine dehydrogenase: MPFTPTDYLPYDFANRRHIGPSPQEMQNMLGLLGCDTLDALIDDTLPKSIRQSQPLDFGKAKSERELLHHMRLTASKNKVLSSLIGQGYYGTVTPPVIQRNILENPAWYTAYTPYQPEISQGRLEALLNFQTMVTDLTGLEIANASLLDEATACAEAMTMAQRVAKSKVKAFFVDENCHPQNIAVMQTRAKPLGIEVIVDAPERMVADQVFGAIFQYPGTYGHVHDFTQPIADLHAAKAIGIICADPLALTLLKEPGAMDADIAVGSTQRFGVPVGYGGPHAAYMASKEAYKRAMPGRIVGVSIDSHGGKAYRLSLQTREQHIRREKATSNVCTAQALLAVMASFYAVFHGPEGLKAIAQRIHRKTVRLAKGLEAAGFKVEPEAFFDTITVNVGVLQKTVMQAAVAEGVNLRAVGTDKVGISLDERTRRATTEAVWRAFGITHADDDLSPDYRVPETLHRRSKYLEHDVFHMNRAETEMMRYMRRLADRDLALDRAMIPLGSCTMKLNSAAEMMPVSWREFSLLHPFAPKDQALGYEEMIADLSDKLCQITGYDAISMQPNSGAQGEYAGLLTIAEYHRSRGEGHRNICLIPTSAHGTNPASAQMVGWTVVPVASAENGDIDVADFRAKVEQHSQDLAGCMITYPSTHGVFEETVHEVCGIIHQHGGQVYIDGANMNAMVGLSRPGDLGGDVSHLNLHKTFCIPHGGGGPGMGPIGVKAHLTPHLPGHPEGEGEVGPVSAAPFGSPSLLPISWAYCLMMGGEGLTQATRVAILNANYIAKRLEGAFDVLYKGPTGRVAHECILDVRPFADSADVSVDDIAKRLIDCGFHAPTMSWPVSGTLMVEPTESETKAELDRFCDAMLAIRSEIAEIEAGRMDPTNNPLKNAPHTSNDLIGDWDRPYSREQGCFPPGAFRVDKYWPPVNRVDNVYGDRNLVCTCPPMSDYAQAAE; encoded by the coding sequence GTGCCTTTTACCCCAACTGACTACCTGCCTTATGACTTTGCAAATCGCCGCCATATTGGCCCATCGCCGCAGGAAATGCAGAACATGCTTGGGCTGCTTGGGTGCGATACGCTGGATGCGTTGATCGATGATACGCTGCCCAAATCGATCCGCCAAAGCCAGCCACTTGATTTTGGCAAGGCCAAATCTGAGCGCGAGCTTTTGCATCACATGCGCTTGACCGCGTCAAAAAATAAAGTGCTTAGCAGCTTGATTGGGCAGGGCTATTACGGCACCGTTACGCCGCCGGTGATCCAGCGGAATATTTTAGAAAATCCGGCATGGTATACGGCCTATACCCCCTATCAGCCAGAAATCAGCCAAGGCCGTTTGGAAGCATTGTTAAATTTTCAAACCATGGTCACCGATTTGACCGGGCTTGAAATTGCCAATGCCTCGCTGCTGGATGAAGCGACGGCTTGCGCGGAAGCGATGACAATGGCGCAACGCGTTGCCAAATCAAAAGTCAAAGCGTTTTTCGTGGATGAAAATTGCCATCCGCAAAATATAGCCGTGATGCAAACCCGGGCCAAACCTCTGGGGATTGAGGTGATTGTAGATGCGCCTGAACGTATGGTTGCGGATCAGGTATTTGGCGCGATTTTTCAATATCCGGGCACCTATGGGCATGTGCATGATTTCACGCAACCGATTGCTGATTTGCATGCGGCAAAAGCCATCGGAATAATCTGCGCAGATCCGCTGGCGTTGACGCTTTTGAAAGAGCCGGGCGCAATGGATGCCGATATCGCCGTTGGCAGCACGCAGCGCTTTGGCGTGCCGGTTGGCTATGGCGGGCCGCACGCGGCCTATATGGCCAGCAAAGAAGCTTATAAACGGGCCATGCCCGGGCGCATTGTGGGCGTATCGATCGACAGCCATGGGGGCAAAGCCTATCGCCTGTCTTTGCAAACCCGTGAGCAACATATCCGCCGCGAGAAAGCCACATCAAACGTCTGCACAGCGCAAGCGCTGTTGGCGGTGATGGCGTCCTTCTACGCGGTGTTTCATGGCCCTGAAGGCCTGAAAGCGATCGCGCAGCGGATCCATCGTAAAACCGTGCGGCTGGCCAAAGGCTTGGAAGCTGCGGGGTTCAAAGTAGAGCCGGAGGCGTTTTTTGACACGATCACCGTAAATGTCGGGGTACTGCAAAAAACGGTGATGCAGGCCGCAGTGGCCGAAGGGGTTAATTTGCGCGCCGTGGGCACGGATAAAGTGGGCATCTCGCTGGATGAACGGACGCGCCGCGCCACCACTGAAGCGGTGTGGAGGGCCTTTGGAATCACCCATGCAGATGATGATTTAAGCCCCGATTATAGGGTGCCAGAAACCTTGCATCGACGCAGTAAATATTTGGAACATGATGTGTTTCATATGAATCGCGCGGAAACCGAGATGATGCGGTATATGCGCCGTTTGGCCGATCGTGATCTGGCGCTAGACCGGGCGATGATTCCCTTAGGCTCCTGCACGATGAAGCTGAATTCAGCGGCTGAAATGATGCCGGTAAGCTGGCGCGAATTCTCCTTGCTGCATCCGTTTGCGCCAAAAGACCAGGCGCTGGGCTATGAAGAAATGATTGCGGATCTATCGGATAAATTGTGCCAAATTACCGGCTATGATGCGATTTCAATGCAGCCGAATTCAGGCGCGCAAGGGGAATATGCGGGTCTATTAACGATTGCAGAATATCACCGGTCGCGCGGTGAGGGGCATCGCAATATCTGCCTTATTCCAACCTCAGCGCATGGCACTAACCCGGCCAGCGCCCAAATGGTGGGCTGGACGGTTGTGCCGGTCGCCTCGGCTGAAAACGGCGATATTGATGTTGCAGATTTTAGAGCCAAAGTGGAACAGCACAGCCAGGATTTGGCAGGTTGCATGATCACCTATCCCTCAACCCATGGCGTGTTTGAAGAAACCGTGCATGAAGTCTGCGGGATCATTCATCAACATGGCGGCCAGGTCTATATCGATGGCGCGAATATGAACGCGATGGTTGGCCTGTCGCGCCCGGGGGATTTGGGCGGTGATGTTAGCCATCTCAATTTGCACAAAACCTTTTGTATTCCCCATGGCGGTGGCGGGCCGGGCATGGGCCCAATTGGCGTGAAAGCGCATTTAACGCCGCATCTACCTGGGCATCCAGAGGGCGAAGGCGAGGTGGGGCCGGTCTCTGCAGCACCATTCGGCTCGCCGTCATTGTTACCAATCAGCTGGGCCTATTGTTTGATGATGGGTGGCGAAGGCCTTACCCAAGCTACGCGGGTCGCGATCTTAAATGCCAATTACATCGCCAAACGGCTCGAAGGCGCGTTTGATGTTTTGTATAAAGGTCCAACGGGCCGTGTGGCGCATGAATGCATTTTAGATGTACGGCCCTTTGCCGATAGCGCTGATGTGAGCGTGGACGACATTGCCAAACGCCTGATCGATTGCGGATTTCACGCGCCAACGATGAGCTGGCCGGTTTCGGGCACGCTGATGGTTGAGCCGACGGAATCTGAAACAAAAGCCGAGCTGGATCGCTTTTGTGATGCGATGCTTGCGATCAGAAGCGAGATTGCCGAGATCGAGGCAGGCCGCATGGATCCGACGAATAACCCGCTGAAAAATGCACCGCATACGTCGAATGATCTGATTGGCGATTGGGATCGCCCGTATAGCCGCGAGCAAGGCTGCTTCCCGCCCGGCGCGTTCCGCGTTGATAAATATTGGCCACCGGTGAACCGCGTCGATAATGTTTACGGGGATCGCAATCTGGTTTGCACCTGCCCGCCAATGTCAGATTATGCGCAAGCGGCAGAATAA
- the xylB gene encoding xylulokinase has protein sequence MDACFLGIDLGTSGLRALLVTKSGEILGEGEAHYSVSNPANGFSEQDPADWISACQVALGALRQAFPEAYRSVAGIGVAGHMHGATLIDADGAVLRPCILWNDTRSHAEAAALDAVENLRALSGNIVFPGFTAPKLMWVARHEPEIFAKIKRVLLPAAYLSFWLTGEAVADLSDSAGTAWLDVGARDWSPALLAASGMKLDQMPRLVEGCACAAKLHSARAAELHLSPAVQVVGGAGDNAAAACGVGALDEGDGFVSLGTSGVLLAARDGYAPLPASAVHTFCHAVPDRWYQMGVILSATDSLNWLSNITGCSPAKMTQALGKTLTGPSDVKFYPYLSGERTPHNDAQIRGGFAGIGHRTSQQDMTQAVLEGVSFALRDCLEALRKTGANPQSLLAIGGGTASDFWLQTLATVLNVPLDLPKSGEFGAALGAARLAIVGITTQAPEQVMTKPEIAHRILPNAALQTEYEKAYRHFATRFEYVKELQ, from the coding sequence ATGGACGCATGCTTTCTTGGGATTGATTTGGGTACGTCGGGGCTTCGGGCGTTGCTAGTCACGAAATCGGGTGAAATCCTCGGCGAAGGAGAGGCGCATTATAGCGTTTCAAACCCGGCCAATGGCTTTAGCGAACAGGATCCCGCAGATTGGATTTCAGCGTGCCAAGTTGCCTTGGGTGCGTTGCGGCAAGCTTTCCCAGAAGCATATCGCAGCGTTGCTGGTATTGGCGTGGCTGGGCATATGCATGGCGCGACTTTGATTGACGCCGACGGCGCTGTGCTGCGACCTTGCATTTTATGGAATGACACGCGCAGCCATGCCGAGGCCGCCGCATTAGATGCTGTGGAAAACTTGCGCGCCTTATCCGGTAATATTGTTTTTCCCGGCTTCACCGCGCCAAAATTAATGTGGGTTGCGCGGCATGAGCCTGAGATCTTTGCCAAAATAAAGCGCGTTTTGCTGCCCGCCGCCTATCTCAGTTTTTGGTTAACCGGTGAAGCTGTGGCAGATCTATCAGATAGCGCCGGTACCGCGTGGTTGGATGTGGGGGCGCGCGATTGGTCGCCGGCGCTTTTGGCGGCCTCTGGCATGAAATTGGATCAGATGCCACGGTTGGTCGAAGGCTGTGCTTGCGCGGCTAAGCTGCATTCCGCGCGCGCCGCCGAATTGCATTTATCACCAGCGGTGCAAGTTGTCGGCGGAGCGGGAGATAATGCCGCGGCCGCCTGCGGGGTTGGGGCCCTTGATGAGGGCGATGGTTTTGTTTCTCTGGGGACTTCGGGCGTTTTACTCGCCGCGCGCGATGGCTACGCACCTCTGCCGGCTTCGGCGGTGCATACATTTTGCCATGCGGTGCCAGATCGCTGGTACCAGATGGGGGTCATCCTTTCGGCCACGGATAGTTTGAACTGGCTGTCAAATATAACGGGCTGCAGCCCTGCAAAGATGACGCAGGCCTTGGGTAAGACGCTTACAGGCCCTTCAGATGTGAAATTTTACCCCTATCTTTCGGGGGAGCGTACGCCGCATAATGATGCGCAAATCCGCGGAGGCTTTGCAGGGATTGGGCATCGCACCTCTCAGCAGGATATGACGCAAGCGGTTTTGGAAGGTGTCAGTTTTGCGTTGCGTGATTGTCTTGAGGCGTTGCGAAAAACCGGTGCGAATCCACAATCCCTTCTGGCGATTGGCGGGGGCACAGCGTCTGATTTTTGGCTGCAAACGCTGGCAACCGTTTTGAATGTGCCGCTTGACCTGCCCAAATCGGGTGAGTTTGGCGCGGCGCTTGGCGCGGCGCGCCTTGCCATCGTGGGAATCACCACACAGGCCCCTGAACAGGTGATGACAAAACCCGAAATTGCCCACCGCATCCTGCCAAATGCGGCGCTACAAACAGAATATGAAAAAGCCTATCGCCATTTCGCGACCCGGTTTGAATATGTGAAGGAGTTGCAATGA
- the xylA gene encoding xylose isomerase has protein sequence MTHAFFEGFSPIKYEGSNSTNPMAFRHYNPDEVVLGKRLEDHLRFAVAYWHSFAWEGGDPFGGPTFERPWHPQNSMENARLKADIAFDMFALLGQPYFCFHDADIRPDQGNFADNLASLNEITDYIGAKMQAGGPKLLWGTANMFSHRRWMAGASTNPDPDMFAFAAATVKSCIDATHKLGGENYVLWGGREGYETLLNTDLGAELDHMGRFLNMVVDYKHKIGFKGTILVEPKPQEPSKHQYDYDAATCIGFLRKYGLENEVKLNLEQGHAILAGHSFEHELAVAAAEGMLGSIDMNRNDYQSGWDTDQFPNNVPEVALAYYHVLKSGGFGTGGTNFDAKLRRQSLTAEDLLAGHIGAMDICARGLKAAAAMLEDGGLETALKQRYADWQTQEAQNMLASDFDQITARVLNEGINPEPKSGRQEVLENYVNRFV, from the coding sequence ATGACACATGCGTTTTTTGAAGGGTTTTCGCCCATAAAATATGAAGGTTCGAACAGCACGAACCCGATGGCGTTTCGACATTATAATCCCGACGAAGTGGTGCTGGGTAAGCGGCTGGAAGATCACTTGCGCTTTGCGGTTGCTTATTGGCACAGTTTTGCCTGGGAAGGCGGCGATCCCTTTGGTGGCCCGACGTTTGAGCGGCCGTGGCACCCACAAAATTCGATGGAAAATGCGCGTCTGAAAGCCGATATCGCTTTTGATATGTTTGCGCTTTTGGGGCAGCCCTATTTTTGTTTTCACGATGCGGATATTCGCCCCGATCAAGGCAATTTTGCCGATAATTTGGCAAGTTTGAACGAGATCACCGATTATATTGGCGCTAAAATGCAAGCGGGGGGGCCGAAATTGCTTTGGGGCACTGCGAATATGTTCAGCCATCGGCGCTGGATGGCCGGGGCTTCCACCAATCCTGATCCTGATATGTTCGCTTTTGCGGCGGCAACGGTCAAATCCTGCATCGATGCCACGCATAAACTTGGCGGAGAAAACTACGTTTTGTGGGGGGGGCGCGAAGGTTATGAAACCCTGTTGAACACCGATTTGGGCGCAGAACTGGACCATATGGGGCGGTTTTTGAACATGGTTGTCGATTACAAACATAAAATTGGTTTTAAAGGCACCATTTTGGTGGAACCAAAACCGCAAGAACCCTCGAAACATCAATATGATTATGATGCGGCCACATGTATCGGTTTTTTGCGCAAATACGGGCTTGAAAATGAGGTGAAACTCAATCTCGAGCAAGGCCATGCCATCCTTGCGGGGCATTCTTTCGAACATGAGTTGGCTGTGGCGGCGGCCGAAGGCATGCTGGGGTCGATCGATATGAACCGCAATGATTACCAGTCGGGCTGGGATACGGATCAATTCCCCAATAATGTTCCCGAAGTGGCGCTGGCCTATTATCATGTACTAAAAAGCGGTGGTTTCGGCACGGGCGGTACGAATTTTGACGCGAAATTACGGCGCCAATCCCTAACGGCTGAAGACCTGCTGGCCGGCCATATCGGCGCGATGGATATTTGTGCGCGCGGCTTGAAAGCCGCCGCGGCGATGTTGGAAGATGGCGGATTGGAAACGGCCTTGAAACAGCGCTATGCGGACTGGCAAACGCAAGAGGCGCAAAACATGCTGGCCAGTGATTT